The following coding sequences lie in one Cannabis sativa cultivar Pink pepper isolate KNU-18-1 chromosome 5, ASM2916894v1, whole genome shotgun sequence genomic window:
- the LOC115717068 gene encoding embryogenesis-associated protein EMB8, with protein MRKIGERFDKEPKSMARAFIGSTPTNPFPFSQSSSTLFHKSSRLSSAGAMPDHRDPLLPPPQPHPSLEIVDGARGSFLPALKTLLRPYTAFPVVGWNRHVETIFAAFFRSVPDVRLRRECLRTKDDGSVALDWVSGDDRSLSPDSPLLILLPGLTGGSDDSYVRHMILRAKRKGWRVVVFNSRGCGHSPVTTPQFYSASFLGDMHEVVAHVGARYPKANLYAVGWSLGANILVRYLGQESDKCPLSGAVSLCNPFNLVIADEDFRKGFNNVYDKALSSALCKIFKKHALLFEDIGGDFNIPLAANAKTVREFDEGLTRVSFGFKSVDDYYFNSSSSDSIKDVCRPLLCIQAANDPIAPNRGIPRKDIKENPNCLLIVTPQGGHLGWVAGDEAPIGAPWTDTVVIDFLEHLEREASSSSSSSSNTGSIVHHMEV; from the exons atGAGAAAGATTGGAGAAAGATTCGATAAGGAACCAAAATCAATGGCGAGAGCCTTCATAGGCTCCACACCCACCAacccattcccattttctcaatcaAGCTCAACCCTTTTCCACAAAAGCTCACGTCTTTCCTCCGCCGGAGCAATGCCGGACCACCGCGACCCGCTTCTCCCTCCTCCTCAACCCCATCCCTCTCTGGAAATCGTCGACGGAGCTCGTGGTTCCTTTCTCCCAGCGTTAAAGACTCTGCTACGACCTTACACCGCTTTTCCAGTCGTCGGATGGAATCGCCACGTGGAAACCATCTTCGCCGCCTTCTTCCGATCTGTTCCCGACGTTAGACTCCGTCGCGAGTGTCTCCGTACTAAGGATGATGGTTCTGTAGCTCTCGATTGGGTTTCTGGTGATGATCGTAGCTTGTCTCCTGATTCTCCTCTTCTTATTCTTCTG CCTGGTTTGACTGGTGGTAGTGATGATTCTTATGTGAGACATATGATACTTAGAGCCAAAAGAAAGGGATGGCGTGTGGTTGTTTTCAATAGCAGGGGTTGTGGACATAGCCCTGTTACCACTCCTCAG TTCTATTCAGCTTCATTTTTAGGAGACATGCATGAAGTAGTAGCACATGTTGGTGCTCGGTATCCGAAAGCTAATTTATACGCTGTTGGTTGGTCTCTTGGTGCAAACATACTCGTTCGCTATTTAGGCCAG GAATCTGATAAGTGCCCCCTTTCTGGTGCTGTGTCATTGTGCAATCCCTTCAATTTGGTCATTGCAGACGAGGATTTTCGCAAGggattcaataatgtttatgacaaaGCTCTTTCGAGTGCTCTttgcaaaattttcaaaaa GCATGCTCTACTTTTCGAAGACATTGGTGGTGATTTTAATATTCCATTGGCTGCCAATGCTAAGACTGTCAGGGAGTTTGATGAAGGACTAACTCGtg TTTCATTTGGCTTCAAGTCAGTAGATGATTACTACTTTAACTCCAGTAGTTCTGATTCCATTAAAGATGTCTGCAGACCTTTGCTTTGCATCCAG GCAGCAAATGATCCAATCGCTCCAAATAGGGGAATTCCTCGAAAAGATATTAAG GAAAATCCAAACTGTTTGTTGATAGTGACACCACAAGGCGGTCATCTCGGTTGGGTTGCTGGCGATGAAGCTCCCATTGGAGCTCCTTGGACAGATACTGTAGTCATTGATTTCCTTGAGCATTTAGAGAGAgaagcatcatcatcatcatcatcatctagtAACACAGGCAGCATAGTGCACCATATGGAAGTGTAA